TTGATACAACAGATCGTGAAATTCGGTCCGGCGGCGCATGAAGCCGGTGGTGTTCATGTTGGCTAAGTTGTTCGAAATGACTTCGACGTTGCGTTGTTGGGCCAACATACCCGTTGCGCCGATGCTGAGAGATCTCATTGTTCCGTCCTTTCGCTCTTTGGCGTTTATCTTGTTTCTGGTGGAGACCTGTTATTTTTTTGCGGTCTCTACACCGGATTAGCTTTGAGAAATTTTGGCCAATTCTCCGATGGCCTTACGAATGCGTTCGTCTTCCTTGGTCAGCATGTTTTGAATGCTTTTGTATTTGCGGCTGATTTCGATCATGCGCGTCATTTCCATCACGCCTTCGACGTTGGAGCGCTCCAAGGCATATTGAGCCACTTCGGGGCGGTCCATGGCGATGGCGGCTTGATCGGTGGTGTACATGCCGTTGGCGGCGCGCTTGAGCTGCATTTCATTATCGAACTCGACGACTTGCAGTTTGCCCAGTTGGCCGTTTTGGGTGGAAATTGTGCCGTCGCCCGTGATGACGATATTGGTGTCTTCCGGAGCAAAGAACACAGGCGCGCCGGCCTGCGTCAAAACCGGAAGACCGGCTTGGGTCACCAGTTGTCCGGTGTTGTCCATGCGGAAGTTGCCGTTGCGGGTGTATTGCGGATCGCCATCCGGACCTTGGGTGACAAAATACCCTTTGCCGTGGATCGCGACATCCAACGGATTGCCGGTTTGTTCAATGGGACCGTCGTTGATGTTGCGATAAGACGCGACGTCGCGGGTGAAGGCCAGTTTCTGGTCGGCGATAAAGTCGGCAGACTTGGACCGGGTCAGGTGCTCAACAAACATCATGCGTTCGCCTTTGTAGGCGGTGGTGTTCATATTCGCGAGATTGTTGGCGATGGTGCTCATTTCCCGACGCAACGTCCCTTGACGAGATAGCGCGATATAGCCTGTATTTTCCATCTGTCTAACCTTCGGTTTTGATCGTTTCCGTTTGTGCCGCGTTTTTTTGTGCGGCGATTGACCAAAGGATTGCATAGACCGTGCCAATGTATAAAATATATGCAAATCAATATGTTAATGTGGTTTGAGAGGTGCCCCGAGATGGGAAAAAATCGGGCTGCGGCATGGCCTGCCGGGCAGAACTTGCCGAGAGATTGCGCCGCAGCCCTCAAGTGAAGTTGATTTGTCAGCCTTTGGGGTGTCTGGGGGGGATTGCCCAGGCCAGCCGTGCGGCGATCAGGGCGCTGGATTCGCAACAAAAAGTGAAATTTGAGGTCAACAAGGTGCGGCGGGTGGAGTGGCGAAACCCCTTGGTTTTCTTGGGTTAGTCAACCCCTTGTTAACCATCCGCGCTTTATTGTGATCAGCTGAGTTATGTTGCTTGGCGTCGCGGTTAGCCCCTTGGGGGGTGATGAGCGGCAATTGAGCATGAAAAGCAGACGGAGACGGCATGGCCGACGAAGAGCTGGACGAGGATCTGGAAGAAGGCGTTGACGAAGGTGACTTCGACGACGATGAAGACGGTGAAGGCGGTGCCGGTAAGAAACGCCTTTTGATCGTCGTTGCCGCCGTTCTGGTCCTGATTTTGGGTGGTGCAGCCGCCGCCTACTTTACAGGCCTGTTGCAGCCTGTGATTGACATGCTGGCCGGCGGTGAAGACGCCGCAGCGGTTGAAGAAGTTGAAGATACGCAAATCATTTCCGGTGATGCGGTGTTTTTCGATTTGCAGGAAATGTTGGTGAACATCAATACCGGCGGGCGCAAGGCGGTCTATTTGAAGATCCGCGTCAGCCTGGAACTGCAAAACGATCAAGACATCGTCAAGATCGAAGAGATGATGCCGCGCATCGTCGATAACTTCCAAATCTATCTGCGCGAGCTGCGCATTGAAGATTTGAAAGGGTCCGCAGGGATGTACAGGCTGCGCGAAGAGTTGTTAAAGCGCGTGAATGTGGCCGTGGCGCCTGCCGTGGTCAATGACGTGCTGTTTAAGGAAATGTTGGTTCAGTAGAGCCTGAGGTTGGACACGAGCACATGACAGCGCCTGGAGAAGATGTCGATCAAGACGCCATGGCTGCGGCCTGGGAAGCCGCCATGGGCGGTGGCGATGACGACGGCGGTGGTGCCGACGACGGCGGCGGTGGTGGTGCTGATGGCGGCGCGGATGACGGCGGTGATGATCTTGCGGCCGAGTGGGCGGCGATGCTCGATACCGGGGATTCCGGTGGAGGCGGCGGTGATAGCGGGGGGGCGCGTGAATCCACCCGTGTCCTGAACCAGGACGAAATCGA
This sequence is a window from Magnetovibrio sp. PR-2. Protein-coding genes within it:
- the flgF gene encoding flagellar basal-body rod protein FlgF; its protein translation is MQSFGQSPHKKTRHKRKRSKPKVRQMENTGYIALSRQGTLRREMSTIANNLANMNTTAYKGERMMFVEHLTRSKSADFIADQKLAFTRDVASYRNINDGPIEQTGNPLDVAIHGKGYFVTQGPDGDPQYTRNGNFRMDNTGQLVTQAGLPVLTQAGAPVFFAPEDTNIVITGDGTISTQNGQLGKLQVVEFDNEMQLKRAANGMYTTDQAAIAMDRPEVAQYALERSNVEGVMEMTRMIEISRKYKSIQNMLTKEDERIRKAIGELAKISQS
- a CDS encoding flagellar basal body-associated FliL family protein: MADEELDEDLEEGVDEGDFDDDEDGEGGAGKKRLLIVVAAVLVLILGGAAAAYFTGLLQPVIDMLAGGEDAAAVEEVEDTQIISGDAVFFDLQEMLVNINTGGRKAVYLKIRVSLELQNDQDIVKIEEMMPRIVDNFQIYLRELRIEDLKGSAGMYRLREELLKRVNVAVAPAVVNDVLFKEMLVQ